From Microcystis aeruginosa NIES-2549, a single genomic window includes:
- a CDS encoding precorrin-8X methylmutase, which translates to MEYIKNGEEIYRKSFAIIRAETNWENLPDDLAHVAVRLIHSCGMTDITEDLEASPDAVKIGRNALAGGAAILCDSQMVANGITKARLPKNNPIICTLNHPEVTELARQINNTRSAAALELWRRHLAGAVVAIGNAPTALFRLLELLDQNVDKPALILGFPVGFVGAAESKIELATNSRGVPFITLHGRRGGSAIAAAAVNALAKENEL; encoded by the coding sequence ATGGAATACATTAAGAATGGTGAGGAAATTTACCGCAAATCTTTTGCTATTATTCGGGCTGAAACTAACTGGGAAAATCTCCCCGATGATTTAGCTCATGTGGCGGTTCGTCTAATTCATTCCTGTGGGATGACAGACATAACAGAAGATTTAGAAGCATCACCGGATGCAGTTAAAATCGGACGAAATGCCCTCGCTGGGGGTGCAGCAATTCTCTGTGATTCTCAAATGGTCGCTAATGGCATTACCAAAGCCCGTTTACCTAAAAATAATCCGATTATTTGTACCCTCAATCATCCAGAAGTGACCGAATTAGCACGGCAAATTAATAATACTCGCTCCGCTGCCGCTTTAGAACTTTGGCGACGTCATTTAGCTGGAGCAGTGGTGGCCATTGGTAATGCACCAACCGCACTTTTTCGCCTGCTAGAATTGCTCGATCAAAATGTAGATAAACCGGCTTTGATTTTAGGCTTTCCCGTGGGATTTGTAGGAGCGGCAGAGTCGAAAATAGAATTAGCAACTAATAGTCGTGGCGTGCCATTTATTACCCTGCACGGACGCAGGGGAGGAAGCGCAATCGCAGCAGCAGCAGTCAATGCTTTAGCAAAAGAGAACGAATTATGA
- the cobI gene encoding precorrin-2 C(20)-methyltransferase, whose product MNKLGKLYGLGIGPGDPELLTLKAHRILTTVPVIAYPTLESGKVLARAIVSDFIRPEQIEIPMPLPFSVERSSQPHYDIAAENIAEHLNLGRDVAVLCVGDPMLYGTFMYIFNRLCDRFSIEVVPGISSVMASAAMLGVPITYRNDVFSIMPATLKAEILRDRLAFIDAAAIIKLGRHFAKVRDILEELGLLERALYIERATLPNQQIIPITEVDPEAATYWSLILIPSKTKPQ is encoded by the coding sequence ATGAATAAATTAGGCAAACTTTATGGATTAGGAATCGGGCCCGGTGATCCCGAATTGTTGACGCTAAAAGCACACCGAATTCTCACAACTGTTCCGGTAATTGCCTATCCTACCTTAGAAAGTGGCAAAGTTTTGGCACGGGCAATTGTGTCGGATTTTATCCGTCCCGAGCAGATAGAAATTCCCATGCCTTTACCTTTTAGTGTCGAGCGCAGTTCTCAACCTCATTATGATATTGCCGCCGAAAATATCGCCGAACATTTAAACTTAGGTCGAGATGTGGCGGTTTTATGTGTGGGCGATCCGATGTTGTATGGCACGTTTATGTATATCTTTAATCGCTTGTGCGATCGCTTTTCCATTGAAGTCGTGCCGGGTATTTCTTCAGTGATGGCAAGTGCAGCAATGCTGGGTGTACCTATCACTTATCGAAATGACGTATTTAGTATTATGCCCGCTACTTTAAAGGCGGAAATATTGCGGGATCGCCTAGCCTTTATCGATGCAGCAGCGATTATTAAATTAGGCAGACATTTCGCTAAAGTTCGCGATATTCTCGAGGAATTAGGATTATTAGAACGCGCCCTCTACATCGAACGAGCAACCTTACCCAATCAGCAAATTATTCCGATTACAGAAGTCGATCCAGAGGCTGCTACTTACTGGTCATTAATTCTGATTCCTAGTAAAACTAAACCGCAATAA
- the dprA gene encoding DNA-processing protein DprA: MTDDRVYWLAWSSIAGVGPISLKRLYQHFGSVAVAWNASDSAIAEGAGFGKKLMVAVREGRSQIDPEALFAEHIQKNPLFWTPSDPEYPRFLREIPSPPPLLYYQGKVNLEENQGNIPTVAIVGTRNPTDHGRRWARRLSTLLAQQGFTIVSGMAEGIDGEAHQSCLKAGGRTIAVLGTGVDVVYPSRHRQLHADIQKQGLVISEHPAATQPNKAHFPSRNRIIAGLSRATIVIEAPERSGSLITASYANEFGGDIYALPNSPDIAAARGCLQLIHQGAEIIVSEEKLLEMLGAIPTTNQSAPLNLSPSLPLETSPAVNAAPPVNLEPRLAQVYQLFDRDALLFDIIVQKMQIPTSEVAGILLELELIGLVTQLPGMRYQKT; the protein is encoded by the coding sequence TTGACAGACGATCGCGTTTATTGGTTAGCATGGTCAAGTATTGCTGGAGTTGGGCCAATTTCCCTGAAGCGACTCTATCAACATTTTGGCAGTGTCGCTGTGGCCTGGAATGCCTCCGATTCTGCGATCGCAGAAGGGGCGGGATTTGGCAAAAAGTTAATGGTAGCCGTACGGGAAGGGCGATCGCAAATTGACCCAGAAGCTCTTTTCGCCGAACATATCCAGAAAAATCCCCTTTTTTGGACTCCTAGCGACCCAGAATATCCCCGCTTTCTCCGGGAAATTCCCAGTCCTCCCCCCTTACTTTACTATCAAGGAAAGGTCAATTTAGAGGAAAATCAGGGAAATATCCCCACCGTCGCCATTGTGGGTACTCGTAACCCCACGGATCACGGCAGGCGCTGGGCGCGGCGCTTAAGTACCCTTTTGGCCCAACAGGGATTTACTATTGTTTCTGGCATGGCCGAAGGAATTGATGGCGAGGCACACCAAAGCTGTTTAAAAGCCGGGGGAAGGACGATTGCCGTCTTGGGAACAGGGGTCGATGTGGTTTATCCTAGTCGTCATCGGCAGCTACACGCGGACATCCAAAAGCAGGGTTTAGTCATTAGTGAACATCCCGCCGCAACTCAGCCGAATAAAGCCCATTTTCCCAGTCGTAATCGCATTATCGCTGGTTTAAGTCGCGCGACTATTGTTATCGAGGCCCCCGAAAGGTCTGGCTCCCTGATTACAGCTAGTTATGCTAACGAATTTGGCGGCGATATCTATGCTTTACCCAATTCTCCCGATATTGCTGCCGCTAGAGGTTGTTTACAACTGATTCATCAGGGGGCAGAAATTATCGTTTCTGAGGAGAAATTATTAGAAATGTTGGGGGCAATTCCCACCACGAACCAATCTGCACCGCTTAATCTCTCCCCTTCACTCCCTCTAGAGACATCCCCGGCCGTTAATGCTGCTCCTCCAGTCAATCTAGAACCTAGACTAGCACAAGTGTATCAGTTATTTGACAGAGATGCCCTGTTGTTTGACATTATTGTTCAAAAAATGCAAATCCCCACCTCAGAAGTGGCGGGGATTTTATTGGAATTAGAATTAATAGGTTTAGTGACTCAGTTACCCGGTATGCGTTACCAGAAAACCTAG
- the trxA gene encoding thioredoxin: MSEVPAVTDANFKVEVLDSTDLVLVDFWAPWCGPCRMVAPVVAEIAEMFIGKVKVVKLNTDENPNIASQYGIRSIPTLMIFKGGQKVDMVVGAVPKTTLANTIDKHLKPDDPQKGSKS, encoded by the coding sequence ATGTCAGAGGTTCCTGCAGTTACAGATGCCAACTTTAAAGTCGAAGTTTTAGATAGTACCGACCTTGTCCTAGTGGATTTCTGGGCTCCTTGGTGCGGTCCTTGTCGAATGGTGGCTCCCGTTGTCGCAGAAATTGCCGAAATGTTCATAGGGAAAGTCAAGGTGGTGAAACTCAACACCGACGAAAACCCCAATATCGCTAGTCAGTACGGGATTCGCAGTATTCCTACTCTGATGATTTTCAAAGGAGGTCAAAAAGTTGATATGGTGGTCGGGGCTGTACCGAAAACCACTTTAGCTAATACCATAGATAAACACCTGAAACCTGATGATCCTCAAAAGGGGTCAAAAAGTTGA